One region of Acropora muricata isolate sample 2 chromosome 13, ASM3666990v1, whole genome shotgun sequence genomic DNA includes:
- the LOC136896068 gene encoding ATP-dependent RNA helicase DDX24-like, with protein sequence MAEKNSKSKKRKWRPVELEDVSLFADDDMEGFVSLEVLEDYNLVEFKSGEVVNGASRMKKAKKLNVSDKKLVDQLQASPLPKSDDKTEEPAKKRQRKKKVKNMEKLDDKNETSTSKETTEDSEAKSQTKSVDVPNKTEKPARTKKRKKKVQRKDNLCVDNEDETSVDHKKFEDSNEWKSAMVAWESLGVPTEIQQSLSEQGFTSPTPIQMLSLPPAIFHCQDIIGAAETGSGKTLAFGIPLLTHILNKKSNQDDEPVKDAPITEEKNESLISDKAKKPFLALIMTPTRELALQVTNHLKQAAKHTSVEIVAVVGGMAPQKQQRLLHKHPEIIVATPGRLWDLISEKEEHVSQLDQLRFLVIDEADRMVEQGHFQELASILDLIHISGDSENEEEEQAKKTLQKFIFSATLTLPKSFRQKGRERTISKGDVLVSLMDKVGLQKNSCKVIDVTNKRGTVETLTETKILCSIEEKDLYLYYFLCRYPGRTLVFSNTVDCVRRLGSLFRLLNFDPWVLHASMQQRQRLKNLDRFKSNARGLLLATDVAARGLDIPSVEHVIHYQVPKDPDLYIHRSGRTARASREGLSVVLVAPQEAGSYKKIMKSLNSGNELNSFPVDVAFMSSIKKRITLAKKVDKEEFKFRRKKSRNDWVLSSAKAMDIEVDEDLLEDLGDEQERKQQQGKLKQMKAELSILLKAPLIPLGFSGKYPTKSGALIIPGMNPEIRCEDDKKGAIEDARRKERKKGET encoded by the exons ATGGCagagaaaaattcaaaaagcaAGAAACGGAAATGGAGGCCTGTTGAATTGGAGGATGTCTCTTTATTCGCCGACGACGACATGGAGGGCTTCGTTTCTCTTGAGGTCTTAGAAGACTATAATTTGGTAGAATTTAAGAGCGGAGAAGTTGTAAATGGAGCAAGCAGGATGAAAAAGGCGAAAAAATTGAACGTTTCTGATAag AAGCTTGTTGATCAGCTACAGGCCTCACCACTACCAAAATCAGACGACAAGACAGAGGAGCCAGCAAAGAAAAGACAAcggaaaaagaaagtaaaaaatatGGAGAAATTAGATGACAAAAATGAAACCTCCACTAGTAAGGAAACGACTGAAGATTCAGAAG CCAAGTCTCAAACAAAATCTGTGGATGTCCCAAACAAAACTGAGAAACCAGCACgaacaaagaaaaggaagaagaaggtTCAAAGGAAAGACAACCTATGTgtagataatgaagatgaaacaTCTGTGGACCACAAGAAATTTGAGGATTCAAACG AGTGGAAGTCTGCTATGGTGGCCTGGGAAAGTCTTGGAGTTCCAACAGAAATCCAGCAATCTTTGAGTGAACAAGGATTCACAAGCCCAACTCCAATACAGATGCTATCATTGCCACCTGCGATATTCCATTGTCAGGACATCATTGGTGCTGCTGAGACA GGATCAGGCAAAACTCTTGCATTTGGGATTCCACTTCTCACTCACATCCTAAACAAAAAGTCTAATCAGGACGATGAACCAGTGAAAGATGCCCCCATTACTGAAGAAAAGAATGAATCATTGATCAGTGACAAGGCAAAGAAGCCTTTTCTTGCGCTGATTATGACACCAACAAGAGAATTAGCTTTGCAAGTGACTAATCACCTCAAACAAGCTGCAAAGCACACTTCTGTAGAG attGTAGCAGTGGTAGGAGGAATGGCtcctcaaaaacaacaaagacttCTGCACAAACACCCTGAGATAATCGTAGCCACACCTGGACGATTGTGGGATCTGATCTCTGAG AAAGAGGAGCATGTGAGCCAATTGGATCAACTTAGATTCCTTGTGATCGATGAAGCAGACAGAATGGTGGAACAAGGACATTTCCAGGAGCTTGCCTCGATTCTGGATCTTATTCATATATCAGG TGACAGCGAAAACGAAGAGGAGgaacaagcaaagaaaa CTCTCCAGAAGTTTATCTTTTCTGCGACTTTGACGCTTCCGAAATCGTTCCGGCAGAAAGGTAGAGAAAGGACTATTTCCAAAGGAGACGTTCTAG TATCACTGATGGATAAAGTGGGGCTTCAGAAGAACAGCTGCAAAGTTATCGATGTGACAAACAAGCGAGGAACCGTGGAAACGCTCACAGAAACAAAGATCCTTTGTTCGATCGAGGAAAAG gatctttatctttattattttctttgccgGTACCCAGGCCGCACGCTTGTGTTCTCGAACACTGTTGACTGCGTTCGGAGACTGGGCTCGCTGTTCAGACTGCTGAACTTTGACCCCTGGGTCTTGCATGCTAGTATGCAACAGAGACAGAGGTTAAAAAACTTGGATAG ATTTAAGTCAAATGCAAGAGGTTTGCTTCTGGCCACGGATGTGGCGGCGCGGGGTCTGGATATACCTTCAGTCGAGCACGTGATTCATTACCAGGTTCCCAAAGATCCTGAC CTTTATATTCATCGAAGTGGTCGCACAGCCCGAGCCAGCAGAGAAGGATTAAGCGTTGTTCTGGTAGCCCCACAAGAAGCTGGGTCTTACAAGAAAATTATGAAGTCCCTGAATTcag GAAACGAACTCAACTCTTTCCCGGTTGACGTAGCTTTTATGTCGTctataaaaaaaagaatcacTCTTGCTAAAAAAGTCGACAAAGAAGAATTCAA ATTTAGACGAAAAAAGTCAAGGAATGACTGGGTTCTCTCTTCTGCCAAGGCCATGGACATTGAAGTTGACGAAGATTT GTTGGAAGATCTCGGAGatgaacaagaacgaaaacaacaacaaggaaagctcaaacaaatgaaag CTGAGCTTTCAATTTTGTTGAAGGCACCACTCATACCTTTAGGATTTAGCGGAAAATATCCCACGAAATCTGGAGCTTTGATCATACCCGGCATGAACC CTGAGATAAGATGCGAGGATGATAAAAAAGGAGCAATTGAAGATGC